DNA sequence from the Actinomycetota bacterium genome:
GCACCGCACGGAGCTGAAGGAAGCGGGAACGGAAGGCGTCGACCACCGGGCCGGCGGACGTGCACCTGACCAGCACCAAGCACGGACCACCTAGCCCGGGGCCGGCGGCGAACCAGCTGATCGCCCGCATCGCAGCGCGATCAGTAGCGCTCGGTCCATCGTCTCCAGTGTGTGAGTGCCAGTCCCCTGCGTATCCAACGCGTGCATCGATGGACTCCCGGGCACGCTGGACC
Encoded proteins:
- a CDS encoding Mov34/MPN/PAD-1 family protein; its protein translation is MRPVLIEERLLADLTRMAETALPFETGGVLVGVKTRGSIWIVGVAELGQSSPGHYIVPKGATHPAVQRARESIDARVGYAGDWHSHTGDDGPSATDRAAMRAISWFAAGPGLGGPCLVLVRCTSAGPVVDAFRSRFLQLRAVPLLPTGPFVP